In Candidatus Epulonipiscium viviparus, one DNA window encodes the following:
- the murC gene encoding UDP-N-acetylmuramate--L-alanine ligase, with translation MNNTIHIHFIGIGGISMSGLAEIMVTQGHKVTGSDIKTSDITDHLESLGVTITPHSKDNITTDIDLVVITAAINENNEELKYAKELGKKIVTRAEFLGDLMATYEFPICIAGTHGKTTTTSMLANILLHTNNNPTITVGGIVDSIGGNIHIGDTKYFLTEACEYHNSFLDFNPMVGVILNIEEDHMDFFKDLDDIKHSFTEFASLIPKQGLLVIEETALQNTPAIKNIAAPIETFGLSKTADWSAQNISFDANACPSFDVYYKNEFVFHIAIALTGTHNVLNTLSAIAVCHFLDIPVAEISKDLIHFSGAKRRFEMRGKIHDILLIDDYAHHPSEIKATLNTVAKYPHKNLYVVFQPHTYSRTKTFLNGFVDALSTYGQIIVTDIYAARETNPGDIHSRDLVKLLQNKGTNSIYIESFDEISDYLLTTTEPGDIIMTMGAGNVNQIIDTLLGKS, from the coding sequence ATGAACAACACAATACACATCCATTTTATCGGCATCGGAGGCATCAGTATGAGTGGCCTTGCAGAAATTATGGTAACACAAGGTCATAAAGTTACTGGTTCTGATATAAAAACTTCAGATATAACTGATCATCTTGAATCACTTGGAGTTACTATTACTCCACACTCTAAAGATAATATAACAACGGATATAGATCTCGTTGTTATCACAGCTGCCATAAATGAAAATAATGAAGAATTAAAGTATGCCAAAGAACTAGGCAAGAAAATTGTAACCCGAGCAGAATTTTTAGGTGATTTAATGGCCACATATGAGTTTCCAATTTGTATCGCTGGTACTCATGGCAAAACTACCACCACTTCTATGCTAGCCAATATACTTCTTCATACCAACAATAATCCCACTATTACTGTTGGCGGAATAGTTGATTCTATTGGAGGTAATATTCACATTGGCGATACAAAATATTTTTTAACAGAAGCTTGCGAATATCACAATAGCTTCCTTGACTTTAATCCTATGGTCGGTGTTATACTAAATATAGAAGAAGATCATATGGACTTTTTTAAGGATCTCGATGATATCAAACATTCATTCACAGAATTTGCATCTCTTATACCCAAGCAGGGATTGCTAGTTATAGAAGAAACAGCTTTACAAAATACTCCTGCTATCAAAAACATTGCTGCTCCCATAGAAACATTTGGCCTTAGCAAAACTGCTGATTGGTCGGCGCAGAATATATCTTTTGATGCAAATGCTTGCCCTAGTTTTGATGTATATTATAAGAATGAGTTTGTATTTCATATAGCCATTGCTCTTACAGGAACACATAATGTATTAAATACTTTAAGCGCTATTGCCGTATGCCATTTTCTTGATATTCCTGTTGCTGAAATTTCCAAAGATCTTATACATTTTTCTGGAGCCAAACGTAGGTTTGAAATGCGAGGTAAAATTCACGATATTTTACTTATAGATGATTATGCGCATCACCCAAGCGAAATTAAGGCAACTTTAAATACCGTTGCCAAATATCCTCACAAAAATCTATATGTTGTATTTCAACCACATACCTATTCTCGAACCAAAACATTTTTAAACGGGTTTGTAGATGCCCTTAGCACATATGGACAAATCATTGTTACCGATATTTATGCAGCTCGTGAAACTAATCCTGGTGACATACATTCTCGTGATCTCGTGAAACTTTTACAAAATAAAGGAACTAATTCTATTTATATTGAGAGTTTTGACGAAATTTCAGATTATTTACTTACTACCACCGAACCTGGCGATATTATTATGACTATGGGTGCGGGAAATGTAAACCAAATTATCGATACCCTGCTTGGAAAAAGCTAA
- a CDS encoding PD-(D/E)XK nuclease family protein, translated as MEILIGPPGSGKTYQCYQKIKNTLKQNKKDKIIMIVPEQFSLEIERELTQYLAPGLLLVEVSSFTKLVLKANITTPILDELERIMILKKVLEDHHHELTFFTTSYNKDGFLEKINILLTNCENFGITQLGDDTVEGTLKAKLADIQKISKWFYDFISTQFLTNEGSLNALIKSLTTTEAYKDALIIIDGFYSFTTAQQKVLLKLHSMARQMIVTLPMDKEYLGSNQNHLYYKSYNTLINFEFAVPVSKQFTNAAFANKTADIQFIADNYFATHSIKQPRDSANVRLFACRNFESEIELVAQNITRFVRDDTYRYNEIAIITGNLNLYRSHLTTVLGQYDIPYFLDETKTIQANPAVNFILNLLEVITQHWNLTAILSFLKSGILTDFADEDIDYLENYLYEHGINYKNKWLEAWEEETDSTLINDLRTRVASIILGIEQKIIAHKHRGKILTSNLCRILYDFLVEINFANTIRWESKSESEIEHTLSKNFNLALEYKHIYQTILDILDRLVDILGNQYVNIATFKSILTTCFKHEKVGTIPATQDQILVGEIPRTRLPKQKIVFLIGLNEGVFPANPINDSLFSDMDLTANLFNANPNLYELFIYSNLYGSELEIYSTLIKPSRYLFASYSIGDDSGKITRPSIIFTRLKRMFTMYAPSTTATTFADQIYTSKQAIIALGRAIKQNAGIATLDDSYKYALMWYMQHQPDAIVQTVNGLFFTNQQDKLQTDIAKKLYSNNQVTTVSRIEKFRRCPCAYFIEYGLLASERKLFKFRTPDIGTIFHSVLEIYPKLLQAAGSTWTTITPDAQQQLVATAVSESMLQNNKLKIKNGHTKYLTKRIEAMSNRAITAMASQLKCGKFVPAEYEYKFNDAALPAIEINLGETTLRLTGTIDRVDAYLTPDGDTYIKIIDYKSGHTQFDFTEAYYALQLQLLLYLDAYLQINKNAKTAGVYYFKLDASRVAYKPGETATDMAHKLLKTFKLSGITLNDADIAKAIEPELGNQIIDMAYTKSGAPNANAITATAEEFVAIRQFIINQVAALGKQILEGKVSITPYKLGTKTGCDYCNFHGICGFDETLPNNNYDTLQKISKSDAKDNMIN; from the coding sequence TTGGAAATATTAATAGGTCCACCTGGTAGTGGAAAAACATACCAATGTTATCAAAAAATCAAAAATACTCTTAAGCAAAATAAAAAAGACAAAATCATTATGATCGTTCCAGAACAGTTTAGTCTTGAAATTGAACGAGAACTTACCCAGTATCTGGCTCCCGGTCTATTGCTAGTGGAGGTATCAAGTTTTACTAAATTGGTACTTAAAGCTAACATCACCACACCTATCTTAGATGAACTCGAACGCATTATGATTTTAAAAAAAGTTCTCGAAGATCATCATCACGAGCTTACTTTCTTTACCACAAGCTATAACAAAGATGGATTCTTGGAAAAAATAAATATTTTACTTACCAATTGTGAAAACTTTGGAATTACACAGCTAGGCGATGACACTGTTGAGGGCACCTTAAAAGCCAAGTTGGCAGATATACAGAAAATTAGCAAATGGTTTTATGACTTTATTAGTACCCAATTTTTGACCAATGAAGGTAGCCTTAATGCTCTCATAAAATCTTTAACTACAACGGAAGCATATAAAGATGCCCTCATTATTATTGATGGATTTTACAGTTTTACTACTGCTCAGCAAAAAGTGCTTCTGAAACTGCATTCTATGGCAAGACAAATGATTGTTACCCTGCCTATGGACAAGGAGTATCTTGGCTCAAATCAAAATCATCTATATTACAAAAGCTACAATACGCTGATAAATTTTGAATTTGCTGTTCCTGTATCCAAGCAATTTACCAATGCCGCCTTTGCCAACAAAACTGCTGATATCCAATTTATTGCGGACAATTACTTTGCAACTCATAGTATAAAGCAACCTCGAGATAGCGCAAACGTTAGATTATTTGCTTGCAGAAATTTTGAGTCAGAAATAGAGCTTGTGGCACAAAATATTACACGCTTCGTTCGCGATGACACCTACAGATACAATGAGATTGCTATTATTACAGGAAATCTTAATTTATATCGAAGTCACCTCACTACTGTTTTAGGTCAATATGACATTCCTTATTTTTTAGATGAAACAAAAACTATTCAAGCAAACCCTGCCGTCAATTTTATTTTGAACCTGCTAGAAGTTATTACGCAACACTGGAATTTGACTGCCATATTATCATTTTTGAAAAGCGGCATATTAACAGACTTTGCTGATGAAGATATAGACTACCTAGAAAATTATCTATACGAACATGGCATAAATTACAAAAATAAGTGGCTAGAAGCCTGGGAAGAAGAAACTGATTCAACTCTAATTAACGATCTTCGCACTCGAGTTGCTTCTATTATATTAGGTATTGAGCAAAAAATAATCGCGCATAAGCATCGTGGCAAAATTTTGACCTCCAACTTATGCCGCATCCTTTACGATTTTTTGGTAGAAATCAATTTTGCTAATACTATTCGCTGGGAATCAAAATCAGAATCAGAAATCGAACACACTCTTTCCAAAAATTTTAATTTAGCCCTTGAGTATAAACACATTTATCAAACAATCCTAGATATTCTTGATCGCTTAGTTGATATCTTAGGAAATCAATATGTCAATATCGCTACCTTTAAAAGCATTCTGACAACTTGCTTTAAACACGAAAAAGTTGGTACCATCCCTGCAACGCAAGATCAGATTTTGGTCGGTGAAATACCAAGAACTCGTCTGCCAAAGCAAAAGATTGTCTTTTTAATTGGGTTAAACGAGGGGGTCTTTCCTGCAAATCCCATAAACGATAGTCTTTTTTCTGATATGGACCTAACTGCTAATTTATTTAATGCAAACCCGAATTTATATGAATTGTTTATATATTCTAATTTATATGGCAGTGAGCTCGAAATTTATTCAACACTCATCAAGCCTAGTCGATATTTATTCGCATCATATTCGATAGGAGATGATTCCGGCAAAATCACTAGACCATCTATTATATTTACTCGACTAAAAAGGATGTTTACTATGTACGCACCATCCACCACAGCTACAACGTTTGCCGACCAAATTTATACTAGCAAACAAGCAATCATTGCTCTTGGCAGGGCCATAAAACAGAATGCCGGCATTGCCACTTTGGATGACTCCTATAAGTATGCTTTAATGTGGTATATGCAACATCAGCCCGATGCTATTGTACAAACTGTCAATGGACTATTTTTCACAAATCAACAAGATAAATTACAAACTGATATCGCTAAAAAATTATATAGCAATAACCAAGTCACCACTGTGTCGAGAATAGAAAAGTTTCGCCGTTGCCCTTGTGCCTATTTTATAGAATATGGCCTTTTGGCTTCCGAACGCAAATTATTTAAATTTAGAACTCCAGATATAGGCACCATCTTTCATAGCGTTTTGGAAATATATCCCAAACTTTTACAAGCAGCAGGTTCTACTTGGACAACTATTACGCCAGATGCTCAACAGCAATTGGTCGCTACTGCCGTTTCAGAAAGTATGCTCCAAAATAATAAGCTCAAAATCAAAAATGGCCACACGAAGTATCTAACCAAACGCATCGAAGCTATGAGCAATCGCGCAATCACCGCCATGGCTTCGCAACTCAAATGCGGTAAATTTGTACCTGCAGAATATGAATACAAATTTAATGATGCCGCTTTGCCCGCAATAGAGATCAACTTGGGCGAAACAACTTTGCGTCTTACAGGCACCATCGATCGGGTAGATGCTTATTTAACTCCAGACGGAGATACGTATATTAAAATTATCGACTATAAATCTGGTCATACTCAATTTGATTTTACAGAAGCATATTACGCGCTACAACTACAGCTATTACTATATCTGGATGCCTACTTGCAGATAAATAAAAACGCAAAGACTGCGGGAGTCTACTACTTCAAGTTAGATGCGTCTCGAGTTGCATATAAACCTGGCGAAACTGCAACCGATATGGCGCACAAGCTTTTGAAAACGTTCAAGCTATCTGGTATCACTCTCAATGATGCAGACATCGCAAAAGCCATCGAGCCCGAGCTAGGCAACCAAATTATAGATATGGCATATACAAAATCTGGTGCCCCAAATGCTAATGCAATCACCGCAACAGCCGAAGAGTTTGTGGCCATTCGCCAGTTTATAATAAATCAAGTTGCGGCCCTGGGCAAACAAATTTTAGAGGGCAAGGTCAGCATCACTCCGTATAAGCTTGGCACCAAAACTGGATGCGACTACTGTAACTTTCATGGCATTTGCGGCTTCGATGAAACTTTGCCCAACAACAACTATGACACATTGCAAAAGATTTCTAAATCTGATGCAAAAGATAATATGATAAATTGA
- the glgD gene encoding glucose-1-phosphate adenylyltransferase subunit GlgD — protein MRAVGIILAGTKKGGLGILASHRNNAAMPVGGAYKVIDFNLTNMSESGIKSVAVISQYNTRSLSDHISSSKWWNFGRKNSGIFLLTPDMLNSDSFSFKGTADAIYQNIHFLTKSTDPYVVITPADQIIRVNYQDVIKYHMEKKADITLLYKDTNDVDLTNYGVMELDEDSRLVNFEEKPLEPQTSNVSLGIYVFERKLLIELLEEIAKEGRNSIVDDIIIRYRKRLKIYGYRFDGYWKAIKDIKNLYQANMDFLNPKIKYEIFEEKSYVYTKAKDDPPVKYSRECSVKNSILNGGDIINGNVENSVLSRKVFVGEGAVIKNSVIMEGCTIGRDAVVENAILDKNVLISSGHKVIGSADDIKVIEKDYII, from the coding sequence ATGAGAGCAGTAGGAATAATTTTGGCAGGAACAAAAAAAGGTGGATTAGGAATTTTAGCATCTCATAGAAATAATGCGGCGATGCCAGTTGGAGGAGCATATAAAGTTATCGACTTTAACCTCACAAACATGAGTGAATCAGGGATCAAATCTGTTGCGGTTATTTCTCAATATAATACAAGAAGTTTATCTGATCATATTTCATCATCTAAGTGGTGGAATTTTGGACGAAAGAATAGCGGTATATTTTTGTTAACTCCAGATATGCTAAATTCAGATAGCTTTTCATTTAAGGGAACCGCAGATGCTATCTATCAAAATATACACTTTTTAACAAAAAGTACTGATCCATATGTCGTGATAACTCCAGCAGATCAAATAATAAGAGTTAATTATCAAGATGTAATAAAATATCATATGGAAAAAAAGGCAGATATTACCTTATTATATAAAGACACTAACGACGTAGATTTAACCAATTATGGAGTTATGGAACTGGACGAAGACAGCCGCCTAGTGAATTTTGAAGAAAAACCACTAGAGCCGCAAACATCAAATGTGTCTTTGGGAATATATGTGTTTGAGAGAAAATTATTAATAGAGTTGCTAGAAGAGATCGCTAAAGAAGGTAGAAATAGTATTGTAGACGACATCATAATTAGATACAGAAAAAGACTGAAAATCTACGGATATCGTTTTGATGGTTATTGGAAAGCTATAAAAGATATTAAAAACTTGTATCAGGCTAATATGGACTTTTTAAACCCAAAAATTAAGTACGAAATATTTGAAGAAAAATCATATGTGTATACAAAAGCAAAAGATGATCCACCTGTAAAATATAGTCGAGAGTGTTCCGTAAAAAATAGTATCCTAAATGGGGGGGATATTATAAATGGAAATGTAGAAAACTCTGTGTTATCGCGTAAAGTATTTGTCGGCGAAGGTGCTGTTATCAAAAATAGCGTAATTATGGAAGGATGTACAATAGGGCGTGATGCTGTTGTAGAAAATGCAATTCTCGATAAAAATGTTTTGATAAGTAGTGGGCACAAAGTTATTGGAAGCGCAGATGATATTAAGGTAATAGAAAAAGATTATATAATCTAA
- a CDS encoding ATP-binding protein, translating to MLNNKHIYYKQLIKEFDRIRLTNIKKQKALQEAIYAEIPRIKKIDETLNSNGIYLVKCMLEKTSNVDDLSQRFRTKNTTLIDEKRQLLMDHNYAATYLDLQYECPKCKDEGFIDGQPCKCFEQALINLSCQQSNLASSLKTDTFAHFDFHLYSSEVSPSSRETESSDASAKNTKESISSKMPKTQISPRENIQNIYDNVIQFTENFPKYQNMVFVGTAGLGKTFLCTCIANDLLNKGFTVLYLSAIQLFKCFDNVRFNRKEATDAHRSMFDDIFTADLLIIDDLGTELSTNYINPDLFNVLNSRHLKLKPTIISTNTAITEWRHNYSERIESRLLGNYAIYTFIGSDIRVNKKYAKAP from the coding sequence ATGCTCAATAACAAACATATTTATTATAAACAACTCATAAAAGAATTTGATCGAATACGTCTTACTAATATAAAAAAACAGAAGGCTCTTCAAGAAGCAATTTACGCCGAGATTCCACGAATAAAAAAAATCGACGAAACCTTGAATAGCAATGGAATTTATCTTGTTAAATGTATGTTAGAGAAAACGTCTAATGTCGATGATCTCTCTCAAAGATTTCGAACTAAAAATACAACATTAATTGATGAAAAGCGACAGCTATTGATGGATCACAATTATGCGGCAACGTATTTAGATTTGCAATATGAATGCCCAAAATGTAAGGACGAAGGGTTTATAGATGGTCAACCTTGCAAATGCTTTGAACAAGCTTTAATTAATTTATCGTGTCAGCAATCTAACCTCGCATCTTCACTAAAAACAGATACTTTCGCTCACTTTGATTTTCATCTATATTCTTCAGAAGTTTCGCCTTCATCAAGAGAGACTGAGTCAAGCGACGCATCTGCTAAAAATACAAAAGAATCGATATCGTCCAAAATGCCAAAAACCCAAATTTCACCGCGTGAAAATATCCAAAACATTTATGACAACGTTATTCAATTTACCGAAAATTTTCCAAAATACCAAAACATGGTATTTGTAGGAACTGCAGGTTTGGGCAAAACATTCTTATGCACTTGCATTGCCAACGATTTATTAAACAAAGGATTTACCGTATTATATTTATCGGCTATACAACTCTTTAAGTGTTTTGATAACGTTCGATTTAATCGCAAAGAAGCAACCGACGCGCATCGATCTATGTTCGATGACATATTTACAGCGGATTTATTAATTATCGATGATTTGGGAACAGAACTTTCAACGAACTATATAAATCCAGATTTATTTAATGTACTAAACTCGCGGCACCTAAAACTTAAACCTACTATAATTTCTACAAATACCGCCATAACAGAATGGCGCCACAACTATTCAGAGCGCATTGAATCACGATTGCTTGGTAATTATGCTATATATACATTTATTGGTTCAGATATTCGAGTTAATAAAAAATATGCAAAAGCTCCATAA
- the spoVG gene encoding septation regulator SpoVG, translating into MEITDIRVRKINKDGKMKAVVSVTFDNEFVVHDIKVIEGDKGRFIAMPSRKTLDGEFRDIAHPINSETRDKIQKTILEKYEMIQISDEDTFEEVAAFEE; encoded by the coding sequence ATGGAAATTACAGATATCAGAGTGAGAAAAATCAATAAAGACGGAAAAATGAAGGCGGTAGTATCAGTAACTTTTGATAACGAATTTGTGGTACATGACATAAAGGTTATCGAAGGAGATAAAGGAAGATTTATCGCAATGCCATCACGTAAGACTCTTGACGGGGAGTTTAGAGACATAGCACACCCTATAAACTCTGAAACAAGAGACAAAATCCAAAAAACTATTTTAGAAAAATATGAGATGATTCAAATTTCCGATGAAGATACTTTTGAGGAAGTGGCGGCTTTTGAAGAATAA
- a CDS encoding DnaD domain protein, with product MNITFTKEKTSFVSIPSWFLETYLTKMQPQHLKVYLFLQASNQKDKSINIEAIASNLEMTQSEVQSSLQFLNQKDIINVSTTNSDHFEITFNTHEPAISMVTKEPIKNTQITKTTLSHFENKPIYTPEEIDRYMEADSSAKELLRTAENYFGRPLSFPEASTIMSLYDWLNMSLDLIYFLLEYCANNQKTDVRYIEKVAVNWCEIKITTIEEAQMQIAATKQYYNILSEAGISTSKINYNHQNMINDWLEKFSIMVIYEACKVMTLQASNPSLNYLNQILTTWHEKGVQTVEDAQAVIADYQNNKPRKPKNTNNKVSRFNNMLSRTYDYDELAKLEIAYHEKLRTGQI from the coding sequence ATGAATATAACATTTACCAAAGAAAAAACCAGCTTTGTATCTATTCCCAGCTGGTTTTTAGAAACCTATTTAACAAAAATGCAGCCTCAACATCTAAAGGTTTATCTTTTTTTGCAAGCTTCTAATCAAAAAGATAAATCTATAAATATAGAGGCTATTGCCTCTAATCTTGAAATGACACAATCTGAAGTTCAGTCATCCTTACAGTTTTTAAACCAAAAGGATATAATTAATGTTTCTACAACAAATTCTGACCATTTTGAAATTACATTTAATACTCACGAGCCAGCAATTTCTATGGTTACAAAGGAGCCCATCAAAAATACTCAAATTACAAAAACTACGTTATCGCATTTTGAGAATAAGCCCATATATACTCCAGAAGAAATAGATAGATATATGGAGGCTGATTCTTCGGCAAAAGAGTTGCTTAGAACAGCCGAAAATTACTTTGGACGTCCTCTTAGCTTTCCTGAAGCGAGCACTATTATGAGTTTATACGATTGGCTCAATATGTCTTTAGATTTAATTTATTTTTTACTTGAATATTGTGCTAATAATCAAAAAACTGACGTTCGTTATATAGAAAAAGTGGCCGTGAATTGGTGCGAAATCAAAATTACAACAATTGAGGAGGCACAAATGCAAATAGCAGCAACAAAGCAATACTACAATATCTTATCAGAAGCTGGTATAAGCACTTCTAAAATTAATTATAATCACCAAAATATGATCAACGATTGGTTAGAAAAGTTTTCTATTATGGTTATATACGAGGCCTGCAAAGTAATGACTTTACAGGCTTCAAACCCAAGCCTAAACTATCTAAACCAAATATTAACTACTTGGCACGAAAAAGGTGTACAAACTGTTGAAGATGCACAAGCCGTCATTGCAGACTACCAAAATAACAAGCCTCGTAAACCTAAAAATACTAACAACAAAGTATCACGCTTTAACAATATGCTTTCTCGCACATATGATTACGATGAATTAGCAAAATTAGAAATAGCATATCACGAAAAACTTAGAACAGGACAAATTTAG
- a CDS encoding glucose-1-phosphate adenylyltransferase produces the protein MPKKEMIAMLLAGGQGSRLGVLTQQIAKPAVMFGGKYRIIDFPLSNCVNSGIDTVGVLTQYEPLMLTTHIGIGIPWDLDLNLSQGGIRVLSPFMTDGNKGAWYSGTANAIYQNIRYIDSYNPDYVLVLSGDHVYKMDYNEMLNYHKEKGAVATVAVIEVPYEEASQFGIMNTDESLKIVEFEEKPKEPKSNLASMGIYIFNWKELREALIADCDVHEDSDFGKHIMPSLLDGGAPIYAYPFKSYWRDIGTIEAYWQANMGLSYIMPEFNLYDAHWSIYTNSDNLAPQYISQTANIAHALISKGCTIEGDVQNSIISPNVQIEKGCVIKDSIIMQGTIVKSGAHLYRCIVSENSVIGENVTIGEGENIPNHNKPHVYNSGISVIGAYTNIPAGIWVGKNCEITGDTKYEDYEHNALQSGASLIIEGGLK, from the coding sequence ATGCCTAAAAAAGAAATGATAGCTATGCTTCTAGCTGGTGGACAGGGAAGCAGGCTAGGCGTGTTAACACAACAAATCGCAAAACCAGCAGTAATGTTTGGTGGTAAATATAGAATAATTGACTTTCCATTAAGTAATTGCGTAAATTCAGGAATAGATACAGTTGGAGTTCTAACTCAATATGAGCCATTAATGCTCACTACACATATTGGAATCGGAATTCCGTGGGACTTAGATTTAAATTTATCACAAGGTGGAATCAGAGTACTTTCTCCATTTATGACAGATGGAAATAAAGGTGCTTGGTATAGCGGAACTGCGAACGCAATTTATCAAAACATTCGTTATATTGATTCATACAATCCAGACTATGTGTTAGTTTTATCTGGAGACCATGTATATAAGATGGACTATAACGAGATGTTAAATTATCATAAAGAAAAAGGCGCTGTTGCGACAGTAGCGGTTATCGAAGTACCATATGAAGAAGCTTCGCAATTTGGAATAATGAATACAGACGAATCATTAAAAATAGTCGAGTTTGAAGAAAAACCTAAAGAACCTAAAAGTAATCTTGCATCCATGGGAATATATATTTTCAATTGGAAAGAGTTGAGGGAGGCGTTAATAGCTGACTGCGATGTCCATGAAGATAGTGACTTTGGAAAACATATCATGCCTTCGCTATTAGATGGAGGTGCGCCAATCTATGCATATCCATTTAAATCATATTGGAGAGATATTGGAACAATCGAAGCATATTGGCAAGCGAACATGGGGCTCTCATATATAATGCCAGAATTTAATTTATATGATGCTCATTGGAGTATATATACAAACTCTGATAATCTTGCACCTCAATATATCAGTCAAACTGCGAATATCGCTCATGCATTAATTTCGAAAGGATGTACAATAGAAGGTGATGTACAAAATTCGATCATTAGTCCAAACGTTCAGATTGAAAAAGGATGTGTTATTAAAGATAGTATTATAATGCAAGGAACAATTGTTAAGAGTGGAGCTCATTTATATAGATGTATTGTTTCTGAAAACAGTGTAATTGGTGAAAATGTTACTATTGGCGAAGGAGAGAATATTCCAAATCATAATAAACCTCACGTATATAACAGTGGAATTTCAGTAATTGGAGCATATACCAATATACCAGCCGGAATTTGGGTAGGGAAAAATTGTGAAATAACTGGAGATACAAAATATGAAGATTATGAACACAATGCATTACAAAGTGGCGCTTCATTAATTATTGAAGGAGGTTTAAAATGA
- a CDS encoding PLP-dependent aminotransferase family protein yields the protein MFCTIKISKSDPTPLYIQLADELAKLIDTGVLPSKTKLPTIRALASKLKINRDTVVNAYKLLESKNYVIAHIGSGTYVAPRPDVHMDFKKELVPASKTYFRRDLFKIDICKDIMIDILDNDGWDSFYDPLNREKQLVRIAITNFFKTVGVHANNTSVRLIKDTQNFILDLVKLLPNAAICVENFRDMSYTSTLSYLGFKVLEVPLQKDGLNLDILESYLKYPTTSYVFISSYNQNPTGISYSKENKLAIIALCEKYDAYIIEDGTFSDFLYKGNLESCYDLCKSDRVIYLFNFCKLYLPYLDYSFVALPLQLQKRLTDTIQITITERLIKYYLESNNFAALRCKLITECNLKFNNLYNLFQFSSTLKTSSTSGLFFWFSINNGNSENIISALLEQSIVVSPGSLFSSLPNNNLRLSVAPLFTSDIDIIIKALRQL from the coding sequence ATGTTTTGTACTATTAAGATTTCAAAATCAGATCCCACCCCGTTGTATATACAATTAGCTGATGAATTAGCTAAGCTTATCGACACCGGAGTTTTGCCCTCAAAAACCAAATTGCCTACCATTAGAGCGTTGGCTAGCAAATTAAAAATCAATCGCGATACCGTTGTTAATGCCTATAAACTACTCGAAAGCAAAAATTATGTCATTGCCCATATTGGCAGTGGTACGTACGTTGCCCCTCGCCCCGATGTGCATATGGATTTTAAAAAAGAACTCGTGCCTGCAAGCAAAACCTATTTTAGACGTGACCTTTTTAAAATAGACATTTGCAAAGATATTATGATTGACATTCTTGATAACGATGGATGGGACAGCTTTTATGATCCCCTAAATCGGGAAAAGCAGTTGGTTAGAATTGCTATTACAAACTTTTTTAAGACTGTTGGGGTTCATGCAAATAACACTTCTGTTCGATTAATTAAAGATACTCAAAATTTTATATTGGATTTAGTCAAGCTTTTGCCAAATGCTGCTATTTGCGTTGAAAATTTCCGAGACATGAGCTATACGTCAACACTCAGCTATCTTGGATTTAAGGTTTTGGAAGTGCCCTTACAAAAAGATGGCCTCAATCTAGATATTCTAGAAAGTTATCTCAAATACCCAACCACCTCTTATGTTTTTATAAGTTCGTATAACCAAAACCCTACCGGTATTAGCTATAGCAAAGAAAATAAACTTGCTATCATTGCTTTATGCGAAAAATATGATGCTTATATCATCGAAGATGGCACCTTCAGCGACTTTCTCTATAAAGGTAATCTCGAAAGTTGCTACGACCTTTGCAAAAGCGATCGTGTTATCTATTTATTCAACTTCTGTAAACTATATTTGCCATACTTAGATTATAGCTTTGTGGCACTTCCACTTCAGCTGCAAAAGCGACTGACTGATACAATACAAATTACCATTACCGAACGGCTAATTAAATATTATCTCGAATCCAACAATTTTGCGGCATTGCGATGCAAGTTAATCACTGAATGTAATCTTAAGTTTAATAACTTATACAACCTGTTTCAATTTAGCTCTACATTAAAAACCAGCAGCACCAGCGGACTTTTCTTCTGGTTCTCTATAAATAACGGCAACTCAGAAAACATCATTTCCGCATTGCTAGAACAAAGTATTGTTGTATCACCTGGAAGCTTATTTAGCTCACTACCAAATAATAACTTGCGACTTTCTGTCGCTCCATTATTTACTAGCGATATCGACATTATTATAAAGGCTTTGCGACAACTTTAG